One window of the Gemmatimonas sp. genome contains the following:
- the surE gene encoding 5'/3'-nucleotidase SurE: MRILLSNDDGILAKGLGVLEQACFPLGELSVVAPDREQSATSHSLTLHHPLRPVQLGERRWQVDGTPTDCVMLACEVLLDERPDYVISGINHGPNMGEDVLYSGTVAAAMEGLALGIPSIAVSFAGSVLRADALLETQVDVLRDLLKHLMSLTSFPRETLLNVNLPNVAGDQIKGVRLTRLGRRVFSDSITKMKDPWGREILWIGGGTVEWSGPEDSDFRAVHDGYISVTPLHLDLTHRDVLDTATDWWRPL, translated from the coding sequence ATGCGCATTCTCCTCAGTAACGACGATGGCATTCTCGCCAAGGGGTTGGGCGTGCTCGAGCAGGCCTGCTTCCCGCTTGGCGAGCTCAGTGTCGTGGCTCCCGATCGTGAACAGAGCGCCACCAGCCATTCGCTCACCTTGCATCATCCGTTGCGGCCCGTGCAACTCGGCGAGCGACGCTGGCAGGTGGACGGCACGCCGACCGATTGCGTGATGCTCGCCTGCGAGGTGCTGCTCGACGAGCGCCCGGATTACGTGATCAGCGGGATCAACCACGGCCCGAACATGGGCGAGGATGTGCTCTACAGCGGCACGGTGGCGGCCGCGATGGAAGGTCTGGCGCTCGGCATTCCGTCGATCGCGGTCTCGTTTGCCGGCAGTGTGCTACGCGCCGACGCGTTGCTTGAGACGCAGGTTGATGTGCTGCGCGACCTACTGAAGCACTTGATGTCGCTCACGTCGTTTCCGCGTGAGACGTTGTTGAACGTGAACCTGCCAAACGTGGCCGGTGACCAGATCAAAGGCGTTCGCCTGACGCGACTTGGACGTCGTGTGTTCAGCGACTCCATCACGAAGATGAAGGATCCCTGGGGTAGAGAAATCCTGTGGATCGGCGGCGGTACTGTGGAGTGGAGTGGTCCGGAGGATTCGGATTTCCGCGCCGTACACGACGGGTATATCTCGGTGACCCCGTTGCACCTCGACCTCACGCACCGCGATGTGCTCGATACGGCGACGGATTGGTGGCGTCCTCTGTAG
- a CDS encoding MerR family transcriptional regulator gives MAAPRGEPIQEFYSIGEVCSLTDLKPHVLRYWESQFKLLNPAKNRSGNRVYARREVELILLVKHLLYTEKYTIDGARQKLDEHRKGGSLRPAARAALEIEALESIERDLAELQAILDDRPSPRPR, from the coding sequence GTGGCGGCGCCCCGCGGCGAGCCGATCCAGGAGTTCTACTCCATTGGCGAGGTCTGTTCACTCACCGATCTCAAGCCGCACGTCCTGCGATACTGGGAAAGCCAGTTCAAGCTCCTGAATCCGGCAAAGAATCGGAGCGGCAACCGCGTCTACGCGCGTCGCGAGGTCGAACTGATCTTGCTCGTGAAGCATTTGCTGTATACCGAGAAGTACACGATTGACGGCGCGCGCCAAAAACTCGATGAGCACCGCAAAGGGGGCTCCCTACGACCAGCGGCCCGGGCAGCACTCGAGATCGAAGCGCTCGAGAGCATCGAGCGCGATCTGGCGGAGTTGCAGGCCATTCTCGACGACCGTCCGTCCCCGCGTCCCCGCTAA